One genomic window of Gracilinema caldarium DSM 7334 includes the following:
- a CDS encoding hybrid sensor histidine kinase/response regulator produces MNHQRRVYISCFFILLSIAVKLQSQELRFDHLDRDDGLPHSGVSAIVQDSRGFLWFGTKNGFARYDGYSFIVYQHDPFNENSLIHNQIQTMYLDKNDILWLGTYNGLDRFDIKTGNFIHFQHDSSKSNSLSNDVVTAIVRDTYGKLWVGTLNGLNVLDEPSGTFIRYNDTNNSPFILPNQTIRAIEAYPNGSLYVGTYGGLVEITTKRDAVHVYKHTQDRDNSLPSDIVMSIKRDAEGKLWLACWNGGLCVFNPLTGSSVQYMLEDNRLYTIDVEDPRWVYVGTWGGGLFILDKQNGNIERIVSNPDDPFSLSHNIVYSLFHDEGGLLWIGTNGGGINKLDRNRDRLILYKKDPKKPTSLQSDNVTAVIKDLDGTLWVGAYNGGLSRLDAGSREWIHYQHNPNNPNSLSNNIVNGLAVDRDNILWIATNEGLSCYDKKKNKFHSFYGGELKSGPLADITVYSILIDSAGRHWYGYFRKGLQCYDPKTGVYKHFISDPYNPSSLSDNLVYFIYEDSRKRIWVGTNKGLNLYNPETESFTRFIYEKNNPYGLPSNALRCMREDSQRRLWFGTASGGLSYLDEKTGTFVHFLKKDGLSDDTVLAIQEDRNGKLWLGTLYGLMVLDPESKNIKRLSMIDGLQGMEFSTGTYKDNLGNLYFGGSKGLNIVSSFTIYTNQHIPPVQLTRLTVSGKVFDSPIDSTELHKIKLAHASNDITLEFAALDYSNPKENRYRFKLEGFDTDWSPIGSQRYATYTNLPSGNYTFCVQASNNDGLWNNEGVQLSIFIAPIFWETPAAFIIYIILASTVLFLVGMWSAQTQKLHLNQIELEKRKKLESEMRNAKELAEQANRAKSEFLANLSHEIRTPMNAILGYTEMLHQALEGDGRQNLVMVVEKNGKNLLTLLNDALDLSRIEAGKEIVQEKLFNIKILIRDLVEMFQLRAHEKGITLKSYIDESVPDTIVGDETKIRQIIVNLLGNAIKFTSEGSVSIFAETREYQSRNEYEWDTSLQLQLRVVDTGPGIAEENINRIFEPFYQDPNHSITYGGTGLGLTITASLAKTMGGTISVTSALGKGTTFLVTIPISEIQRSVVSPQAFMLQEQRYLKNCSVLIVDDIPVNADVLAYHIQNRHGTVYRASTIADSVKLVFQYQIDVILMDYKLSDGNAKDIILALRSRLMKTIPPIIVITADIRKELAEELSQYGVITVVHKPVELRILMNALSQAVPHKIITMEVSENHISSDVRSNRSEEFLLNLDLLRQELGPGHFGRFIAKVQEVYMPLREKISPGLIIDEWQALLAQAHSLAFLVAYSIPASAHYQQWLKELEQALDELDGEKLHRLAHMLHV; encoded by the coding sequence ATGAATCATCAACGTAGGGTGTATATATCGTGTTTTTTTATTTTGTTAAGCATCGCGGTAAAGCTTCAAAGTCAGGAACTACGGTTTGATCATCTTGATCGAGATGATGGATTACCTCATTCTGGTGTTTCCGCAATAGTTCAAGATTCCCGGGGTTTTCTGTGGTTTGGTACTAAAAATGGTTTTGCCCGGTATGACGGTTATTCATTTATAGTCTATCAACATGATCCTTTTAATGAAAATTCTCTTATACATAACCAGATACAGACCATGTATTTGGATAAAAATGATATACTCTGGCTGGGGACCTATAACGGGCTTGACCGGTTTGATATAAAAACAGGGAATTTTATTCATTTTCAACATGATAGTTCAAAATCGAACAGTCTTTCTAATGATGTGGTTACTGCTATAGTTCGAGACACCTATGGAAAGTTATGGGTTGGTACTTTAAATGGTTTAAATGTCTTAGATGAACCTTCTGGAACTTTTATACGATATAATGATACCAACAATAGTCCGTTCATACTTCCTAACCAAACTATCCGGGCCATAGAAGCTTATCCCAATGGTTCACTTTATGTTGGAACATATGGGGGCTTGGTAGAAATTACTACAAAACGAGATGCAGTACATGTGTATAAACATACTCAAGATCGTGATAACAGTCTTCCTTCTGACATTGTTATGTCGATAAAGCGAGATGCAGAGGGAAAGCTCTGGCTCGCTTGTTGGAATGGTGGCCTTTGTGTTTTTAATCCTCTAACAGGTTCGTCAGTTCAATATATGCTTGAAGATAATCGGCTATACACCATCGATGTGGAAGATCCCCGCTGGGTGTATGTTGGTACGTGGGGTGGCGGGCTTTTTATTTTGGATAAACAGAACGGTAATATCGAACGAATAGTTTCCAACCCCGATGACCCTTTTAGTTTAAGTCATAACATAGTGTACTCCCTGTTTCATGATGAGGGTGGGTTGCTTTGGATTGGTACAAATGGAGGGGGTATCAACAAACTAGACCGTAATCGGGATCGACTTATTCTCTATAAGAAGGATCCTAAAAAACCAACGAGTCTTCAGAGCGATAATGTAACTGCTGTTATAAAAGATCTGGATGGTACTCTCTGGGTTGGTGCTTATAATGGTGGGCTTTCCCGACTCGATGCTGGTAGTAGAGAATGGATACATTACCAACATAATCCTAACAACCCCAACAGTTTGTCAAATAATATTGTAAATGGCCTGGCGGTCGACAGGGATAATATATTATGGATTGCAACAAATGAAGGCTTGAGCTGTTATGATAAGAAAAAAAATAAATTTCATTCTTTTTATGGTGGGGAACTTAAATCCGGTCCCTTAGCAGATATAACGGTATATTCAATTTTAATAGATAGTGCAGGACGGCATTGGTATGGTTATTTCCGTAAGGGCTTGCAATGTTATGATCCAAAAACTGGTGTCTACAAACATTTTATATCTGATCCTTATAATCCAAGTTCACTCAGTGATAACCTTGTCTATTTTATTTATGAAGACTCTCGGAAACGGATCTGGGTTGGTACTAATAAGGGGTTGAATCTATATAATCCAGAAACAGAAAGCTTTACCCGGTTTATCTACGAGAAAAATAATCCCTATGGATTACCAAGTAATGCTCTTCGGTGTATGCGGGAGGATTCTCAGAGAAGGTTGTGGTTTGGTACTGCTTCTGGTGGTTTATCATATTTAGATGAAAAGACAGGTACATTTGTTCATTTTCTTAAAAAAGATGGACTGAGTGATGATACGGTATTAGCGATACAAGAGGATCGTAATGGCAAATTATGGCTTGGAACACTCTATGGTCTGATGGTTTTAGATCCAGAAAGTAAGAATATTAAACGACTTTCCATGATAGATGGTCTCCAAGGTATGGAATTTTCTACCGGAACTTACAAGGATAATTTGGGAAATCTATATTTTGGTGGATCGAAGGGACTCAATATAGTTTCTTCCTTTACAATCTACACAAATCAACATATCCCTCCAGTACAACTGACTAGGCTGACTGTTTCTGGCAAAGTATTTGACTCACCTATTGATAGTACTGAGTTACACAAAATAAAACTAGCCCATGCATCCAATGATATTACGCTAGAATTTGCAGCCCTCGATTATTCCAATCCTAAGGAAAATCGTTATCGGTTTAAACTTGAAGGTTTTGATACAGATTGGAGTCCCATTGGTAGCCAACGATATGCTACTTATACGAATCTTCCAAGTGGGAATTATACATTTTGTGTTCAAGCGTCTAATAACGATGGACTTTGGAATAATGAAGGAGTACAGCTTTCTATTTTCATAGCTCCCATATTCTGGGAAACCCCTGCAGCCTTTATTATTTATATCATATTAGCCAGTACAGTACTGTTCTTAGTCGGTATGTGGTCAGCGCAAACGCAAAAACTACACCTAAATCAGATAGAACTTGAAAAACGGAAAAAACTTGAGTCTGAAATGAGAAATGCTAAAGAACTCGCGGAGCAAGCAAATCGGGCAAAAAGTGAATTCCTTGCCAACTTAAGTCATGAGATTCGAACTCCTATGAATGCAATTCTTGGGTATACTGAAATGTTGCATCAAGCTTTAGAGGGTGATGGACGGCAGAATTTGGTCATGGTTGTAGAAAAAAACGGTAAAAATCTGCTAACCCTACTAAATGATGCATTAGATCTTTCTAGGATTGAGGCTGGAAAGGAAATAGTTCAGGAAAAATTGTTTAATATCAAAATTCTCATTCGAGATCTTGTAGAAATGTTCCAACTGCGGGCACATGAAAAAGGAATAACATTAAAATCCTATATTGATGAATCAGTACCGGATACTATTGTTGGGGACGAAACAAAAATTAGACAGATCATTGTTAACTTACTTGGAAATGCGATTAAATTTACATCTGAAGGTTCAGTTTCTATTTTTGCTGAAACGAGGGAATATCAATCTCGTAACGAATATGAATGGGATACATCACTACAGCTTCAATTACGGGTTGTAGATACTGGCCCTGGTATCGCTGAAGAAAATATCAATCGAATTTTTGAGCCCTTTTATCAAGATCCAAACCATAGCATTACATATGGTGGGACAGGGCTTGGATTAACTATTACCGCGAGCCTGGCAAAAACCATGGGTGGAACTATCAGTGTTACCAGTGCTCTGGGAAAAGGCACAACTTTTTTAGTAACCATTCCCATTTCAGAAATACAAAGAAGTGTGGTTTCTCCGCAAGCTTTTATGTTACAAGAACAACGATACCTTAAGAATTGTTCAGTATTAATTGTTGATGATATTCCGGTCAATGCGGATGTACTTGCCTATCATATTCAAAATAGACATGGAACAGTGTACCGAGCCTCTACGATTGCAGATTCGGTTAAATTGGTGTTTCAATATCAGATTGATGTAATTCTCATGGATTATAAGCTGTCTGACGGAAACGCAAAGGATATCATCTTGGCATTGCGAAGCAGGCTTATGAAAACGATTCCACCTATTATCGTAATTACTGCAGATATCCGTAAAGAACTAGCCGAAGAGTTATCCCAATATGGTGTAATTACGGTTGTTCACAAACCGGTTGAATTGCGGATACTTATGAATGCTTTATCGCAGGCGGTTCCTCATAAGATTATAACCATGGAAGTCTCAGAAAATCATATTTCTTCTGATGTTCGATCGAACAGATCGGAAGAATTTCTGCTTAATCTGGACTTGCTGCGACAGGAACTGGGGCCTGGTCATTTTGGCCGGTTTATTGCAAAAGTTCAGGAAGTATACATGCCATTACGAGAGAAAATTTCTCCAGGGCTTATTATCGATGAATGGCAAGCATTACTGGCTCAGGCCCACAGTTTAGCTTTCCTTGTTGCATATTCTATTCCGGCTTCCGCCCATTACCAACAATGGCTGAAAGAACTGGAACAGGCGCTGGACGAATTAGACGGTGAAAAGTTACACCGTCTTGCACATATGCTTCATGTGTAA
- a CDS encoding aminopeptidase has translation MSTTYSNQFNSFISQNQGLQNAARIAIEDSLKVQKDERVLIVTNPSSDVSLISQALFDAAIKVGAKPVLIYQPVKTQMDFADPIVIEAFKAKPSVFISMSTEKLGKDEAGISQPYHYEGTQYDHIFHLQLYGTKTCRAFWSPSTNLESFIRTVPIDYMLLGQRCKAIKDILDKATTVRVSAPGGTNVIIGLKGRLAKNDDGDFSQSGTGGNLPAGETFISPENGTTQGVIAFDGSISLHDRDILIHEPIRCTVTDGYITEIEGGEEAQELLKTITLAEQQALEYEAIGRLPAGSGALYAKNARNIGELGIGLNPLARITGNMLEDEKAFRTCHFAVGHNYDEDAPALIHLDGLVKNPTIAAIYEDGTEIFIEKDGDLQI, from the coding sequence ATGAGTACAACCTATTCCAACCAGTTTAACAGTTTTATTTCTCAGAATCAGGGCTTACAAAATGCAGCCCGGATTGCCATAGAGGATTCGCTTAAAGTTCAGAAGGATGAGCGCGTGCTTATTGTAACCAATCCAAGCTCAGATGTAAGTCTCATCTCCCAGGCGCTGTTTGATGCGGCAATAAAAGTCGGAGCAAAACCGGTTCTCATCTATCAGCCAGTTAAAACCCAGATGGACTTTGCGGACCCCATTGTGATCGAAGCTTTTAAGGCAAAACCGTCGGTTTTCATTTCCATGAGTACAGAGAAACTAGGTAAAGATGAAGCAGGTATTTCTCAGCCCTACCATTACGAAGGGACTCAATACGACCATATTTTTCATCTGCAATTGTATGGAACAAAGACCTGCCGGGCTTTCTGGTCTCCGAGTACCAATCTGGAATCCTTTATCAGAACCGTGCCGATTGACTATATGCTGCTGGGACAGCGCTGCAAAGCCATAAAAGATATTCTGGATAAAGCCACAACTGTCCGGGTAAGCGCCCCCGGCGGTACGAATGTGATTATAGGTCTTAAGGGGCGGCTTGCTAAAAACGATGACGGTGACTTTTCCCAGTCTGGAACTGGTGGAAATCTTCCGGCAGGAGAAACCTTTATCAGTCCGGAAAATGGAACCACTCAGGGCGTCATTGCCTTTGACGGCTCGATAAGTTTACATGACCGGGATATCCTCATCCATGAACCTATACGCTGTACCGTTACAGACGGTTACATAACCGAAATCGAAGGTGGCGAAGAAGCCCAGGAACTGCTGAAAACCATCACCTTGGCAGAACAGCAGGCCCTGGAATACGAAGCAATAGGCCGCCTGCCTGCAGGGAGTGGCGCGCTCTATGCAAAAAATGCTCGCAATATCGGAGAATTGGGAATCGGTCTCAACCCGCTGGCACGTATTACCGGCAATATGCTCGAAGATGAAAAGGCCTTCCGGACCTGCCATTTTGCGGTGGGCCACAACTATGATGAGGATGCTCCTGCTCTCATTCATCTGGATGGGCTTGTGAAGAACCCCACCATTGCGGCGATCTATGAAGATGGTACAGAGATTTTCATCGAAAAAGACGGCGATTTGCAAATATAG